From Armatimonadota bacterium, one genomic window encodes:
- a CDS encoding sugar phosphate isomerase/epimerase, translated as MYVAIRDVILTHAGFRSAAEGLAALGLDAVEVLVNRDGSLPYPDGGVADPRCPMDTDADLARCAAAYRQPGIHVCCLMVANNFNAEDLDAEVAWAVAAVRNAEALGSDCVRLDAAMTGQHDTPFAKRVRVFADCVCRILDATRASSVPLGIENHGWQGNDPEWLSAVFERVDSPRVGLTLDTGNFYWAGHALDEVYQIIEQFAPLVKHVHCKNIRLSPAQARARRVPGWDYGNHICPVPDGDVDHHRILDILSAAGYEGSLAIEDESLSRYEGEARLEQLRRDVDFLADLAVARGGRRTWAAQSTAARTEQTADGLQPPTGGGSPLPPA; from the coding sequence ATGTACGTCGCCATCCGTGACGTGATCCTGACGCACGCCGGTTTCCGAAGCGCAGCGGAAGGCCTTGCCGCGCTGGGGCTGGATGCTGTCGAGGTTCTGGTCAACCGCGACGGCAGCCTGCCCTATCCGGATGGCGGCGTGGCCGACCCCCGCTGCCCGATGGACACCGACGCTGACCTCGCGCGATGCGCGGCGGCCTACCGGCAGCCCGGCATTCACGTCTGCTGCTTGATGGTGGCCAACAACTTCAACGCCGAGGACCTGGACGCGGAAGTGGCCTGGGCGGTCGCGGCGGTGCGAAATGCCGAGGCGTTGGGGTCGGATTGCGTTCGTCTCGATGCGGCGATGACTGGTCAGCACGACACCCCCTTTGCAAAGCGAGTGCGTGTCTTTGCCGACTGCGTTTGCAGGATTCTCGACGCGACCCGGGCATCCAGCGTCCCTCTAGGCATCGAAAACCACGGCTGGCAAGGCAACGACCCCGAGTGGCTCTCGGCGGTGTTCGAACGAGTGGACTCCCCGCGGGTGGGATTGACGCTGGACACCGGGAACTTCTACTGGGCAGGGCACGCGCTGGACGAGGTGTATCAGATTATCGAGCAATTCGCGCCGCTGGTGAAACATGTTCACTGCAAGAACATTCGACTCTCCCCGGCACAGGCGAGAGCCCGACGCGTGCCAGGCTGGGACTACGGAAACCACATCTGCCCCGTGCCCGACGGGGATGTGGACCATCACCGCATTTTGGACATTCTGAGCGCTGCAGGCTATGAAGGAAGTCTGGCGATTGAGGATGAGTCGCTGAGTCGGTACGAGGGGGAGGCCCGTCTCGAACAACTGCGCAGAGACGTGGACTTCCTGGCGGATCTGGCGGTCGCGCGCGGAGGGAGAAGAACCTGGGCGGCACAGTCCACAGCAGCCCGCACAGAGCAGACTGCCGACGGTCTTCAGCCCCCGACAGGGGGCGGCAGCCCTTTGCCACCAGCGTGA